A region from the Onthophagus taurus isolate NC chromosome 8, IU_Otau_3.0, whole genome shotgun sequence genome encodes:
- the LOC111413908 gene encoding uncharacterized protein — translation MRTHQVLVLVACLSLAAQQIDAVVNSGANTKDSISASTETNSEINKDITAEVTDSTPAETEQEADKREAVIDLTGIYGTPIDTYLPPGGIGGVGGLGGVGGIGDSLIGGVDASLPIPVYGVPNFGQNIIYPAPPPDVPPPLPAQYGVPNPPPKISFAPKYKLPRIKYGPPFRQHFPKPIYGPPRKPYFPKPVYGPPKPHYGPPKPHLSKIISKPIYIPTIPDAPILNPPPVNYGPPSIQPIKQYGPPPVIHAHPQHVVHGPPQHVVHGPPQPVIHGPPPGVPAPPTPPDIKYDGWQPISGLVSKPLHDTYGPPKDSYGPPNDSYGPPKNTYGPPSNNYNPPSNNYGPPSNSYGLPTNSYGSPQPTDATINSDFTPPQEGTVGIDSLGLQDHYKSAGVVSDSYGAPLNSVTGSGGVVQISGEAHHQQSHQNHQEINQNQQNYHQDLSVIGLGGDNALSVVKSVGYELQGFDTYNPQSSYSSSKGYKFTQSNDYNNVNSAFGVQHFSKDIGLIPPSGVYGVTPSNQYGTPLFQPANNFKASLKRPVVFRDSISSGHAQTSGFITPPLPDINQNLKPVKEEINEPSDLYSLPHIDRPVSFQNLVHGSSTAGLTSEINFNAVDSQQGSYALPLQSNGYDFNTVGYSNGYHHDCNSHGSQPIPPQFNYGIPTGDLSGSHSLKVAASSNSISEAAQDVYAKSFAGSLGGGELVKSESIDLNNIPLQGALGSYTLQIQSADALGGADSSSPGIPHEQVLNDGLLQSILAAIEQQPQHVSQQHISQQQSQEFASQEFGSHEHLSLPIEVNSRSDTESQGSVKNTVVALPEESKNGSKGSGEKVDDNDVAIYLKSDDSEMKKSDTESYVSVKTADTNYKYDLKTPSKDETSERSV, via the exons ATGCGGACGCATCAG GTGCTTGTTTTGGTTGCGTGCCTCTCTCTAGCTGCCCAACAAATCGATGCTGTGGTTAATTCCGGTGCCAATACAAAAGACTCTATTAGTGCCAGTACCGAAACTAATTcggaaattaataaagatattacCGCGGAAGTCACCGATTCAACTCCGGCTGAAACCGAACAAGAAGCTGATAAACGAGAGGCTGTTATTGATCTTACTGGGATTTATGGAACTCCAATAGATACTTATCTTCCGCCGGGTGGAATAGGTGGAGTTGGTGGACTGGGAGGAGTGGGTGGAATAGGAGATAGTTTGATAGGTGGAGTGGATGCTAGTTTACCAATACCGGTTTATGGAGTTCCTAATTTTggacaaaatattatttacccCGCACCACCACCGGATGTTCCTCCACCTTTACCGGCTCAATACGGAGTTCCAAATCCACCGCCCAAAATTAGTTTTGCACCTAAATATAAATTGCCAAGAATTAAATATGGACCTCCTTTTAGACAACATTTTCCGAAACCAATTTATGGTCCACCAAGGAAACCTTATTTCCCTAAACCAGTCTATGGACCCCCAAAACCACATTATGGACCACCAAAACCAcatctttcaaaaatcatttcaaaaccAATTTATATTCCAACAATTCCTGACGCTCCCATTTTAAATCCTCCACCAGTTAATTATGGACCACCAAGTATACAACCCATTAAACAATATGGACCACCACCAGTGATTCATGCTCATCCACAACATGTAGTTCATGGTCCCCCACAACACGTAGTTCATGGCCCTCCACAACCTGTAATTCATGGTCCCCCACCAGGAGTTCCAGCACCACCAACTCCACCAGATATTAAATATGATGGTTGGCAACCAATTTCTGGATTAGTGTCTAAACCACTTCATGATACTTATGGACCTCCAAAAGATAGTTATGGCCCACCAAATGATAGTTATGGACCACCAAAAAATACTTATGGTCCACCaagtaataattataatcCACCTAGTAATAACTATGGCCCTCCATCGAATAGTTATGGTCTTCCAACGAATAGTTATGGTTCTCCACAACCCACTGATGCTACTATAAACTCAGATTTTACTCCCCCGCAAGAAGGAACTGTTGGAATTGATTCTTTGGGTCTCCAAGATCATTATAAATCTGCCGGTGTCGTTTCTGATTCTTATGGTGCTCCATTAAATTCAGTTACTGGATCTGGTGGGGTTGTGCAAATATCAGGAGAAGCACATCATCAACAAAGTCATCAAAATCACCAAGAAATTAATCAgaatcaacaaaattatcaccAAGATCTAAGCGTAATTGGTTTAGGTGGAGATAACGCTTTGTCAGTTGTAAAAAGTGTGGGATATGAATTGCAAGGGTTTGATACTTATAACCCACAAAGTTCTTATTCCTCGTCTAAAGGATATAAATTTACACAAAGTAATGATTATAATAACGTGAATAGCGCTTTTGGAGTTCAACACTTTTCGAAAGATATTGGATTGATCCCACCAAGTGGAGTTTACGGGGTTACTCCAAGTAATCAGTATGGAACTCCTCTTTTCCAACCagctaataattttaaagcaaGTTTAAAACGCCCTGTTGTATTTAGAGATTCAATCTCATCGGGACATGCTCAAACATCTGGTTTTATAACCCCACCGTTGCCcgatataaatcaaaatttaaaaccggtcaaagaagaaattaatgaacCTAGTGATTTGTACAGTTTACCTCATATCGATAGACCAGTTTCCTTCCAAAACCTGGTTCATGGTTCTTCAACTGCCGGATTAACCAGCGAGATAAACTTTAACGCTGTTGATTCTCAACAAGGATCTTATGCTCTTCCTCTACAATCGAATGGTTACGATTTTAATACCGTTGGTTATTCTAATGGGTATCATCATGATTGCAATTCTCATGGATCCCAACCCATTCCTCCCCAATTTAATTACGGAATTCCAACGGGAGATTTATCAGGATCTCATTCGTTAAAAGTTGCTGCTTCTAGCAATTCAATTAGTGAAGCAGCCCAAGATGTTTATGCAAAATCTTTTGCGGGAAGCCTTGGTGGTGGAGAATTAGTCAAATCGGAAAGCATAGATTTAAACAATATCCCACTTCAGGGTGCTTTAGGAAGTTATACTTTACAAATCCAATCAGCTGATGCTTTAGGAGGAGCTGATTCAAGTTCCCCTGGTATTCCGCATGAGCAAGTTTTAAATGATGGGTTATTACAATCTATTTTAGCTGCTATTGAACAACAACCACAACATGTATCTCAACAACATATATCTCAACAACAATCTCAAGAATTTGCATCTCAAGAATTTGGATCTCACGAACATTTGAGTTTACCAATTGAGGTGAATAGTAGATCGGATACAGAAAGTCAAGGTTCTGTAAAGAATACCGTCGTAGCATTACCGGAAGAAAGCAAAAATGGAAGTAAGGGGAGCGGCGAGAAAGTTGACGATAACGATGTAGCGATTTACCTAAAGTCGGACGACtcagaaatgaaaaaaagcgACACCGAGAGCTACGTATCCGTGAAAACGGCagatacaaattataaatacgACCTGAAGACACCATCAAAAGACGAAACGTCGGAAAGAAGCGTTTAG
- the LOC139430969 gene encoding sterol carrier protein 2-like isoform X2 — protein sequence MGRVFVIGVGMTKFEKPGKRDDDYPGYAKEAILKALDDAKVKMTDIEQATAGYVYGDSTCGQRAIYEVGMTGIPIYNVNNNCATGATALLLAKQFIEFGQNQCVLAVGFEKMERGSLAPKFMDRTNPIDKHMSLMIDLAGINKSPPAAQMFGNAGVEHMKKYGTTLEHFAKIGYKNHKHSVNNPYSQFQDEYTLEQIMASPKVFGLLTKLQCCPTSDGSACAILASEDFVKKHGLEAQAVEIVAMEMATDLETTLTDNSLMKIVGYDMTKTAAEKAYAKSGIRPTDVQVVELHDCFSVNELITYEALGLCPPGKAGEMIDRGDNTYGGKYVVNPSGGLISKGHPLGATGLAQCAELCWQLRGLADKRQVPGAKLALQHNLGIGGAVVVGIYRHGFPEHLNRTISTLSPRFVAMATTDEGFKVAPYLRILNEAFQLDDDNLVEKFRGLFGFKVKRADGTEGFWLINTKEGKGKVEFNSNTKPDVTFMINDDDVSQLVRGDLNPQKAFFAGKIKVQGNMGVAMKLTQLQSVVKSELEKIRSKL from the exons ATGGGACGTGTCTTTGTTATCGGGGTTGGAATGACCAAA ttcgAAAAACCTGGAAAAAGAGATGATGATTATCCCGGGTACGCCAAAGAGGCCATCCTCAAAGCTCTCGATGATGCTAAAGTCAAGATGACCGATATTGAACAAGCCACGGCTGGTTATGTTTATG gtGATTCAACATGTGGCCAACGTGCAATCTACGAAGTTGGAATGACTGGAATTCCAATTTACAACGTGAATAACAATTGCGCAACTGGCGCAACGGCATTGCTTTTGGCTAAACAATTCATCGAATTTGGTCAAAATCAATGTGTTTTAGCTGTTGGTTTCGAAAAAATGGAACGTGGAAGTTTAGCTCCTAAA tttatgGATAGGACCAATCCAATCGACAAACATATGTCTTTAATGATCGATTTGGCCGGAATAAATAAATCTCCACCAGCGGCCCAAATGTTTGGAAATGCTGGAGTTGAACATATGAAGAAATACGGCACCACATTGGAACATTTCGCTAAAAttggttataaaaatcataaacatTCCGTAAACAATCCTTACTCTCAATTCCAAGATGAATATACTCTCGAACAAATTATGGCTTCTCCGAAAGTTTTTGGTCTGTTGACTAAATTGCAATGTTGCCCAACTAGTGACGGATCGGCTTGTGCTATTTTGGCTTCAGaagatttcgttaaaaagCATGGTCTTGAAGCTCAAGCTGTTGAAATTGTAGCCATGGAAATGGCTACCGATTTAGAAACAACACTTACCGATAACAGTTTGATGAAAATTGTCGGTTATGATATGACCAAAACGGCGGCTGAAAAAGCGTACGCAAAATCCGGAATCCGCCCGACTGATGTCCAAGTTGTTGAACTTCACGATTGCTTCTCTGTCAACGAATTAATTACTTACGAAGCGTTAGGATTGTGTCCCCCAGGAAAAGCTGGAGAAATGATCGATCGCGGAGACAACACTTATGGAGGAAAATATGTCGTAAATCCAAGTGGTGGATTAATTTCCAAAGGACATCCATTAGGCGCAACCGGTTTGGCACAATGCGCCGAATTATGTTGGCAATTACGTGGATTAGCCGACAAAAGACAAGTCCCAGGTGCTAAACTTGCTTTACAACACAACCTTGGGATCGGCGGAGCTGTCGTCGTTGGCATTTACAGACATGGATTCCCAGAACATTTAAATAGAACCATTTCAACTC TATCACCTCGTTTCGTTGCAATGGCAACCACAGATGAAGGATTCAAAGTGGCACcttatttaagaattttaaatgaaGCTTTTCAATTGGACGACGATAACTTGGTTGAAAAATTCCGAGGACTCTTTGGATTTAAAGTAAAGAGGGCGGATGGGACCGAAGGATTTTGGTTAATTAATACGAAAGAAGGAAAAGGAAAggtggaatttaattcaaata CAAAACCCGATGTAACTTTTATGATAAACGATGATGACGTTTCCCAATTAGTTCGAGGAGATCTCAACCCACAAAAAGCTTTCTTCGCCGGTAAAATTAAAGTGCAAGGAAATATGGGTGTCGCCATGAAATTAACTCAACTTCAAAGCGTTGTAAAGTCTGAATTAGAAAAGATTAGgtcaaaattgtaa
- the LOC139430969 gene encoding sterol carrier protein 2-like isoform X1, with protein MGRVFVIGVGMTKFEKPGKRDDDYPGYAKEAILKALDDAKVKMTDIEQATAGYVYGDSTCGQRAIYEVGMTGIPIYNVNNNCATGATALLLAKQFIEFGQNQCVLAVGFEKMERGSLAPKFMDRTNPIDKHMSLMIDLAGINKSPPAAQMFGNAGVEHMKKYGTTLEHFAKIGYKNHKHSVNNPYSQFQDEYTLEQIMASPKVFGLLTKLQCCPTSDGSACAILASEDFVKKHGLEAQAVEIVAMEMATDLETTLTDNSLMKIVGYDMTKTAAEKAYAKSGIRPTDVQVVELHDCFSVNELITYEALGLCPPGKAGEMIDRGDNTYGGKYVVNPSGGLISKGHPLGATGLAQCAELCWQLRGLADKRQVPGAKLALQHNLGIGGAVVVGIYRHGFPEHLNRTISTRRTAAATTDDGFKIAPLLRIAHQLLQLDGIFDAGSDNLIDKFRGSYGLKIKKSDGLEGYWVINLKGQKGQIEFNSTTKPDVTFIVNDDDILEIIRGGINPQKAFFSGKIKVQGNMGVAMKLTQLQPVIKEKLEAIKSKL; from the exons ATGGGACGTGTCTTTGTTATCGGGGTTGGAATGACCAAA ttcgAAAAACCTGGAAAAAGAGATGATGATTATCCCGGGTACGCCAAAGAGGCCATCCTCAAAGCTCTCGATGATGCTAAAGTCAAGATGACCGATATTGAACAAGCCACGGCTGGTTATGTTTATG gtGATTCAACATGTGGCCAACGTGCAATCTACGAAGTTGGAATGACTGGAATTCCAATTTACAACGTGAATAACAATTGCGCAACTGGCGCAACGGCATTGCTTTTGGCTAAACAATTCATCGAATTTGGTCAAAATCAATGTGTTTTAGCTGTTGGTTTCGAAAAAATGGAACGTGGAAGTTTAGCTCCTAAA tttatgGATAGGACCAATCCAATCGACAAACATATGTCTTTAATGATCGATTTGGCCGGAATAAATAAATCTCCACCAGCGGCCCAAATGTTTGGAAATGCTGGAGTTGAACATATGAAGAAATACGGCACCACATTGGAACATTTCGCTAAAAttggttataaaaatcataaacatTCCGTAAACAATCCTTACTCTCAATTCCAAGATGAATATACTCTCGAACAAATTATGGCTTCTCCGAAAGTTTTTGGTCTGTTGACTAAATTGCAATGTTGCCCAACTAGTGACGGATCGGCTTGTGCTATTTTGGCTTCAGaagatttcgttaaaaagCATGGTCTTGAAGCTCAAGCTGTTGAAATTGTAGCCATGGAAATGGCTACCGATTTAGAAACAACACTTACCGATAACAGTTTGATGAAAATTGTCGGTTATGATATGACCAAAACGGCGGCTGAAAAAGCGTACGCAAAATCCGGAATCCGCCCGACTGATGTCCAAGTTGTTGAACTTCACGATTGCTTCTCTGTCAACGAATTAATTACTTACGAAGCGTTAGGATTGTGTCCCCCAGGAAAAGCTGGAGAAATGATCGATCGCGGAGACAACACTTATGGAGGAAAATATGTCGTAAATCCAAGTGGTGGATTAATTTCCAAAGGACATCCATTAGGCGCAACCGGTTTGGCACAATGCGCCGAATTATGTTGGCAATTACGTGGATTAGCCGACAAAAGACAAGTCCCAGGTGCTAAACTTGCTTTACAACACAACCTTGGGATCGGCGGAGCTGTCGTCGTTGGCATTTACAGACATGGATTCCCAGAACATTTAAATAGAACCATTTCAACTCGCAGAACCGCAGCCGCCACCACAGATGATGGATTCAAAATTGCTCCATTATTAAGGATCGCACATCAATTACTCCAATTAGATGGTATTTTCGATGCCGGAAGTGATAATCTTATTGACAAATTTAGAGGCAGTTATggacttaaaattaaaaaatctgaTGGACTCGAAGGATATTGGGTTATTAATCTTAAAGGACAAAAAGgacaaattgaatttaattctaCAA caAAACCCGATGTAACGTTCATTGTTAACGATGATGATATTCTTGAAATTATCCGAGGTGGAATTAATCCGCAAAAAGCTTTCTTCTCTGGAAAGATTAAAGTGCAAGGAAATATGGGTGTTGCAATGAAATTGACTCAACTTCAACCAGTCATCAAAGAAAAACTTGAAGCGATCAAAtcgaaattgtaa
- the LOC111413902 gene encoding sterol carrier protein 2 produces MGRVFVIGVGMTKFEKPGKRDDDYPGYAKEAILKALDDAKVKMTDIEQATAGYVYGDSTCGQRAIYEIGMTGIPIYNVNNNCSTGATALLLAKQFIEFGQNQCVLAVGFEKMERGSLAPKFMDRTNPMDKHMSLMIDLAGINEAPPAAQMFGNAGVEHMKKYGTTLEHFAKIGYKNHKHSVNNPYSQFQDEYTLEQIMASPKVFGPLTKLQCCPTSDGSACAILASEAFVKKHGLEAQAVEIVAMEMATDLETTLTDNSLMKIVGYDMTKTAAEKAYAKSGIRPTDVQVVELHDCFSANELITYEALGLCPPGKAGEMIDRGDNTYGGKYVVNPSGGLISKGHPLGATGLAQCAELCWQLRGLADKRQVPGAKLALQHNIGLGGAVVVGIYRHGFPEHLNRTIGTRRTAAATTDDGFKIAPLLRIAHQLLQLDDIFDAGSDNLIEKFRGSYGLKIKKSDGLEGYWVINLKGQKGQIEFNSTTKPDVTFIVNDDDILEIIRGGINPQKAFFSGKIKVQGNMGVAMKLTQLQPVIKEKLEAIKSKL; encoded by the exons ATGGGACGTGTCTTTGTTATTGGGGTTGGAATGACCAAA TTCGAAAAACCTGGAAAAAGAGATGATGATTATCCCGGGTATGCCAAAGAGGCCATCCTCAAAGCTCTCGATGATGCTAAAGTCAAGATGACCGATATTGAACAAGCCACAGCTGGTTATGTCTATG gTGATTCAACATGTGGCCAACGTGCAATTTACGAAATTGGAATGACTGGAATTCCAATTTACAACGTGAATAACAATTGTTCAACTGGTGCAACGGCATTGCTTTTGGCGAAACAATTCATCGAATTTGGTCAAAATCAATGTGTTTTAGCTGTTGGTTTCGAAAAAATGGAACGTGGAAGTTTAGCTCCTAAA TTTATGGATAGGACCAATCCAATGGACAAACACATGTCTTTAATGATCGATTTGGCCGGAATAAATGAAGCTCCACCAGCGGCCCAAATGTTTGGAAATGCTGGAGTTGAACATATGAAGAAATACGGAACCACATTGGAACATTTCGCTAAAAttggttataaaaatcataaacatTCCGTAAACAATCCTTACTCTCAATTCCAAGATGAATATACTCTCGAACAAATTATGGCTTCTCCGAAAGTTTTTGGTCCATTGACTAAATTGCAATGTTGCCCAACTAGTGATGGATCGGCTTGTGCTATTTTGGCTTCAGAAGCTTTCGTTAAAAAGCATGGTCTTGAAGCCCAAGCTGTTGAAATTGTAGCCATGGAAATGGCTACCGATTTAGAAACAACACTTACCGATAACAgtttgatgaaaattgttggttATGATATGACCAAAACGGCGGCTGAAAAAGCGTACGCAAAATCCGGAATCCGCCCGACGGATGTCCAAGTTGTTGAACTTCACGATTGTTTCTCTGCCAACGAATTAATTACTTACGAAGCGTTAGGATTGTGTCCCCCAGGAAAAGCTGGAGAAATGATCGATCGCGGAGACAACACTTATGGAGGAAAATACGTCGTAAATCCAAGTGGTGGATTAATTTCCAAAGGACATCCATTAGGCGCAACCGGTTTGGCACAATGCGCCGAATTATGTTGGCAATTACGTGGATTAGCCGACAAACGACAAGTCCCAGGTGCTAAACTTGCTTTACAACACAACATTGGTTTAGGAGGAGCTGTCGTCGTTGGCATTTACAGACATGGATTCCCAGAACATTTAAATAGAACCATTGGAACTCGCAGAACCGCAGCCGCCACCACAGATGATGGATTCAAAATTGCTCCATTATTAAGGATCGCACATCAATTACTCCAATTAGATGATATTTTCGATGCCGGAAGTGATAATCTTATTGAGAAATTTAGAGGCAGTTATggacttaaaattaaaaaatctgaTGGACTCGAAGGATATTGGGTTATTAATCTTAAAGGACAAAAAGgacaaattgaatttaattctaCAA caAAACCCGATGTAACGTTCATTGTTAACGATGATGATATTCTTGAAATTATCCGAGGTGGAATTAACCCGCAAAAAGCTTTCTTCTCTGGAAAGATTAAAGTGCAAGGAAATATGGGTGTTGCAATGAAATTGACTCAACTCCAACCAGTCATCAAAGAAAAACTTGAAGCGATCAAAtcgaaattgtaa